In Microbulbifer salipaludis, a genomic segment contains:
- a CDS encoding collagenase: protein MPNNYRPKTRALTLSIAAAITSLTLTSGCMQKPETTLLAQLSIPDTELWATGDLHQPQVFMDALDQLLMLSADQTTDARDLDALLYYLRAYSYFGPLQGIDDLHWFKLDTALTQLRQHRLFAQQGDDAARLQEHFVVTLYRYYNRAPLSARVTPHLDSLYAILNRHGASETVMELSQQAQYTLWESYRAVGFLAYEARHKPLIKQALFANRPSSEVLVRNAQATPADADTGEWRLQHALWALGNLHVLEEDDEARAGLDETVWDLLSKDLPFLSPEDQRKLYTRPYLVTSFRGKSACEETFPGRCHFPAEEMALPVEHSCSPSLLIRANSMSEPALHKACKTLLAQEGDFHLKLQSGQEPVAQDYNDQLEVVVFDNYSQYNEYAALLFDINTNNGGMFLEGDPGEQGNQARFIAFEAFWKDPDFSIWNLEHEYVHYLDGRFNKWGGFGHFPSHMVWWSEGLANYIAQGERYDSAERDLNKTRPSEYPTLEQIFATTYDDGGARVYSWSYLAIRFLYQQDPDSLAQLASHLRKNDFDGYRKQLDQFAERWQEAFFIWLSDIASSVDSAPVEQTIPRTLYRYLYRDYLQPADLPETARHRHWH, encoded by the coding sequence ATGCCAAACAACTACCGACCCAAAACCCGCGCACTCACACTCTCTATCGCCGCGGCGATTACCAGTCTTACACTCACCAGCGGGTGTATGCAGAAACCCGAAACCACATTACTTGCCCAGCTGAGCATCCCGGATACCGAACTCTGGGCGACCGGTGACCTGCATCAGCCACAGGTGTTCATGGACGCCCTGGACCAGCTCCTGATGCTGTCGGCCGATCAAACGACGGACGCCCGCGACCTGGATGCCCTGCTCTACTACCTGCGCGCCTACAGCTATTTTGGCCCCCTGCAAGGTATTGACGACTTGCACTGGTTTAAACTCGACACTGCCCTGACCCAGCTGCGACAGCACCGGCTGTTTGCGCAGCAAGGCGATGACGCCGCGCGCTTGCAAGAACACTTTGTAGTGACGCTCTACCGTTATTACAACCGAGCGCCGCTGTCGGCAAGGGTCACACCCCACCTCGACTCACTGTACGCCATCCTGAATCGCCACGGTGCCTCTGAGACCGTCATGGAATTGAGCCAGCAGGCGCAATACACGCTCTGGGAAAGCTACCGGGCCGTTGGCTTTCTTGCTTACGAGGCACGCCACAAGCCCCTGATAAAACAAGCGCTGTTTGCGAACAGGCCTTCGAGCGAGGTACTTGTTCGCAATGCCCAGGCCACACCAGCGGATGCCGATACCGGCGAATGGCGGTTACAACATGCGCTTTGGGCGCTGGGGAATCTTCATGTGCTTGAAGAGGATGACGAAGCACGCGCAGGACTGGACGAAACCGTTTGGGACCTCTTGTCAAAAGACCTTCCATTTCTCTCTCCAGAAGACCAACGAAAGCTTTACACCCGTCCTTACCTCGTTACCTCTTTCCGTGGTAAAAGCGCCTGTGAGGAAACCTTCCCGGGAAGATGTCACTTTCCCGCGGAGGAAATGGCACTGCCTGTAGAACACAGTTGCTCGCCTTCGCTGCTCATTCGCGCCAACAGCATGAGTGAGCCCGCCCTGCACAAAGCATGTAAAACCCTGCTCGCCCAAGAGGGAGACTTCCATCTCAAGCTACAGAGCGGGCAAGAGCCGGTCGCGCAGGATTATAACGATCAGCTGGAGGTGGTGGTCTTCGACAACTATAGCCAGTACAACGAATACGCAGCACTATTGTTTGACATCAACACCAATAATGGAGGTATGTTCCTCGAGGGTGACCCCGGAGAGCAAGGCAACCAGGCCCGCTTTATCGCTTTTGAGGCCTTCTGGAAAGATCCGGATTTCAGCATCTGGAACCTCGAGCACGAATACGTGCATTATCTCGATGGCCGCTTCAATAAGTGGGGAGGCTTCGGCCACTTCCCCAGCCATATGGTGTGGTGGTCTGAAGGTCTTGCCAATTACATCGCCCAGGGTGAGCGCTATGACAGCGCCGAGCGCGACCTCAACAAAACCCGCCCTTCAGAATACCCCACCCTGGAACAAATCTTCGCGACCACCTACGACGACGGTGGTGCGCGGGTGTACTCCTGGAGCTATCTGGCGATTCGCTTCCTGTATCAACAAGATCCTGACAGCCTCGCACAGCTGGCATCCCACTTGCGAAAGAATGACTTTGATGGGTATCGCAAGCAACTCGATCAGTTCGCCGAGCGGTGGCAAGAAGCTTTCTTTATCTGGCTGAGCGACATCGCATCATCGGTAGATAGCGCGCCGGTGGAACAAACAATCCCTCGCACGCTGTATCGCTACCTGTATCGGGACTACCTGCAACCAGCGGATCTGCCAGAAACAGCGCGCCACCGCCACTGGCACTGA
- a CDS encoding MFS transporter, with amino-acid sequence MAHVSTAPREGDGVDSNCRPNKTTPRSHYFPSGFYVANVMEIFERLAWYGFFTLSSLYMTNSVSQGGLGLSDAERGTIQGVIPFLLYLLPVFTGALGDRHGYKRMFFIAFALMTPGYYLLGQVSGFWPFFATLLLVAVGAAIFKPLVVATVSRTTNDRNRAMGFGIFYTMINVGGFVGPIVAGVVKGISWDWVFTIAACWIAVNFLLLLFYREPTVATPTAAPTAHKSGNASAGPQGSVLADITRVLRNRRFVTYLLIMSSFWACYNQLFLTLPLYIRDFVDTGPLLATVASFSPGIASAISEGSPGQISPEFITAFNFFSILVLQIAISHLSRQFVSLHILIAGTCVMAASFLWIGFGPVFGGIGIVLAVVAFSIGEMLTSPKSQEYVAESMPASQAALFMGYYFLSMALGFLLAGLLSGWGYGYLAKTLGRPDWMWAGFAALSIGCAVVLSLYHRTLSRFDKRASTANTKKIAS; translated from the coding sequence ATGGCGCACGTATCAACAGCACCCAGAGAAGGCGACGGCGTAGATTCCAACTGTCGGCCCAATAAGACGACGCCTCGGAGTCATTATTTTCCATCCGGGTTTTATGTCGCTAACGTGATGGAAATATTCGAGCGTCTGGCCTGGTATGGATTCTTCACGCTCTCTTCACTGTATATGACCAACAGTGTGAGCCAAGGTGGGCTCGGCTTGAGTGATGCCGAACGGGGCACCATTCAGGGAGTAATCCCTTTTCTGTTATACCTGCTTCCGGTATTCACCGGCGCACTGGGCGACCGGCACGGCTACAAGCGGATGTTCTTTATTGCCTTTGCGTTGATGACGCCAGGCTATTATCTGCTCGGCCAGGTGTCCGGCTTCTGGCCATTTTTTGCCACACTGCTACTGGTCGCAGTAGGCGCAGCGATTTTCAAACCGCTTGTGGTCGCCACGGTCAGTAGAACGACCAACGACCGCAACCGGGCGATGGGTTTCGGTATTTTCTACACAATGATCAACGTGGGCGGCTTTGTTGGTCCGATCGTGGCCGGGGTAGTCAAGGGAATCAGCTGGGACTGGGTTTTTACCATTGCGGCATGCTGGATTGCGGTGAACTTCCTGTTGCTGCTGTTCTACCGTGAGCCCACCGTAGCCACACCGACCGCGGCACCCACAGCGCACAAATCAGGCAATGCATCGGCCGGACCACAGGGCAGTGTTTTAGCTGATATTACGCGCGTGCTGAGAAACCGCCGCTTTGTTACCTACCTGTTGATCATGTCCAGCTTCTGGGCCTGCTACAACCAACTGTTTTTAACCCTGCCGCTTTATATCCGAGATTTCGTCGACACTGGGCCATTACTAGCCACGGTCGCGTCATTCAGCCCGGGAATCGCCAGTGCCATCAGCGAAGGCAGCCCGGGCCAGATCAGCCCAGAGTTCATCACCGCCTTTAACTTCTTCAGCATTCTGGTGTTACAGATTGCCATCAGCCACCTGAGCAGACAGTTTGTATCGCTACACATACTCATCGCGGGAACCTGCGTCATGGCAGCCAGCTTTTTATGGATTGGGTTCGGCCCCGTGTTCGGTGGCATTGGCATCGTGCTCGCCGTAGTGGCGTTTTCCATCGGAGAAATGCTCACCTCCCCGAAAAGCCAGGAGTATGTGGCCGAGTCCATGCCAGCGTCACAGGCGGCACTCTTTATGGGCTACTACTTCCTGTCGATGGCACTCGGCTTTCTGCTCGCCGGGCTGCTATCGGGGTGGGGCTATGGTTACCTGGCTAAAACCCTGGGGAGGCCCGACTGGATGTGGGCGGGTTTCGCCGCTTTGTCTATTGGTTGCGCCGTTGTCCTGAGCCTGTATCACAGAACCCTCTCCCGTTTTGATAAACGCGCAAGCACCGCCAACACCAAGAAAATCGCTTCTTAA
- a CDS encoding TonB-dependent receptor, which translates to MEIKKKLLALAVSAALASTSVLAADTSGGTLKGQVVSATGKALAGAEITVTHLDKGFTRTVTSNEKGEYNLRNLPVGEYALSFEKDGYSRAMAPEVLVQVGQAVVYDTTLGVPGEVLEVVEVTGSMQRPVDTGSSTAGVVITQDKLELLPVNTGFEAMAQLAPGVVTPGGSNFNGASSFGGASSAENGYYLNGLNVSNIKTGLGSIALPWEAISQTQVKTGAIDPEFGGALGGIINAVSKSGGNEFNFGSQLRMDPDSLRSQHDSVTNAAGEYTINTRQSAMDFQEAQVWASGPIVPDKAFFYALYSPRKTDDTWASGSSFYDRTREEDRWLVKLDWFINENHAVDFTAINNEENGQYNSFAYDPSSNAVGSGLGKTKSREGGQVFGAHYNGRLTDDLMLDITAGRTQETVYNSALNSLPSVYDCRATCVSFSNHSDSTIYDEDYVRDQVRLDVSYDLLDHAIKVGVDYSEVDVFYQENQNGEGDARGWWQQRLASVNDPSLQPEGTNLVQRRIRVRGTDSTVSATALYLQDSWSVTDDFTLNLGARYEQFENTVTGGEAFVENGGLSPRIQAIWDFNGDGNSKLFATFGRYYQPVSANMNITQGSYSRETFDYYAPGAMDANDRVLLNDDGSPSRGELLHSWVRQQGIVEPELIASSNLEGMYSDEFTLGMETLVLDGMVFGVRGVFRDLKRSVEDTDIGPVLQNYLEANGIEDNVGQSSYYVLLNPGEDVNIRYDFDGDGQVDDARLSSEELALPRASRRYLALETSLRGQYTDRLFLDASYTWSHSYGNTEGLVRTDNNQADPGWTTSYDYADLMDHSYGDLPNDHRHAFKLNGYYDLTDDLTFGFVTSIVSGRPQNYFSIHPVGVDSCAEGSPWSDCISQYYGEVSFYDEQGNPTPRGSVGNLPWTKQLDLSLAYRMPLFEGDLVLKGTIYNALNDDAALDVNEIRSTQGTDGLVVNPDYGLTEMRSRARYFSLVARYDF; encoded by the coding sequence ATGGAAATCAAGAAAAAGCTGCTGGCACTCGCCGTGAGTGCAGCGCTGGCCAGCACCAGCGTTCTGGCTGCAGATACTTCAGGCGGGACACTAAAAGGACAGGTTGTGAGCGCAACCGGCAAAGCACTTGCCGGTGCGGAGATTACGGTCACGCACCTCGACAAGGGGTTTACCAGAACGGTCACCAGTAATGAGAAGGGCGAATATAACCTGCGCAATCTTCCGGTGGGTGAATATGCGTTGAGCTTTGAGAAAGACGGGTATAGCCGCGCTATGGCACCTGAAGTTCTCGTGCAGGTCGGCCAGGCCGTGGTGTATGACACCACACTGGGGGTACCGGGAGAGGTGCTGGAGGTTGTGGAAGTCACCGGTAGCATGCAACGTCCGGTAGATACCGGATCCTCAACCGCGGGAGTGGTAATTACCCAGGATAAACTGGAGTTGCTCCCCGTAAACACCGGATTTGAGGCGATGGCACAACTGGCGCCGGGTGTGGTTACGCCGGGTGGCAGTAACTTTAATGGAGCCTCCAGTTTCGGTGGAGCTTCTTCTGCGGAGAACGGCTACTACCTGAATGGATTGAATGTCTCCAATATCAAGACGGGTCTGGGTTCAATCGCCCTGCCGTGGGAGGCCATCAGCCAGACGCAGGTCAAAACCGGCGCAATTGACCCGGAGTTTGGCGGGGCACTGGGGGGGATTATCAATGCCGTATCAAAATCGGGCGGCAATGAATTCAATTTCGGCTCTCAGCTACGAATGGATCCCGACTCGCTCCGTAGTCAGCACGATTCAGTAACCAATGCAGCGGGCGAGTACACAATCAATACCCGTCAAAGTGCCATGGATTTCCAGGAGGCTCAGGTCTGGGCAAGCGGCCCCATTGTGCCCGACAAGGCGTTCTTCTATGCACTGTACAGCCCAAGAAAAACAGATGATACCTGGGCCAGCGGCTCAAGCTTTTATGACCGCACCCGCGAAGAAGACCGCTGGTTGGTCAAGCTCGACTGGTTTATCAACGAGAATCACGCAGTCGATTTTACCGCGATCAATAACGAAGAAAACGGCCAGTACAACAGCTTTGCCTATGATCCCAGCAGCAACGCAGTCGGCAGTGGACTCGGAAAAACCAAAAGTCGTGAAGGTGGGCAGGTTTTTGGTGCCCACTATAACGGTCGCCTGACTGACGATCTGATGCTGGACATTACGGCGGGCCGTACCCAGGAAACGGTGTACAACTCCGCGCTGAATAGCTTGCCCTCGGTGTACGATTGCCGTGCGACCTGTGTGAGCTTCAGTAATCACAGTGATTCAACGATCTATGATGAGGATTACGTACGGGATCAGGTCCGCCTCGATGTGAGCTATGACCTGCTTGACCATGCCATCAAGGTTGGGGTGGATTACAGTGAAGTGGATGTGTTCTACCAGGAAAACCAGAATGGTGAAGGGGATGCCCGCGGGTGGTGGCAGCAGCGCCTGGCGTCAGTAAACGACCCGTCCCTGCAGCCGGAAGGCACGAATCTGGTACAGCGCAGGATCCGTGTGCGCGGCACCGATTCTACGGTCAGTGCAACGGCGCTCTACCTGCAGGATTCCTGGTCCGTGACCGATGACTTTACGCTCAACCTGGGTGCCCGGTATGAGCAGTTTGAGAATACCGTCACTGGCGGCGAGGCGTTTGTTGAAAACGGTGGGCTCTCACCCCGTATTCAGGCCATCTGGGATTTCAATGGCGACGGCAACAGCAAGCTGTTTGCGACCTTCGGTCGCTACTACCAGCCGGTGTCCGCGAATATGAATATCACCCAGGGGTCCTACTCGCGGGAAACCTTCGACTACTATGCACCGGGTGCCATGGATGCCAATGACCGGGTGCTGCTAAACGACGATGGATCCCCCAGCCGCGGTGAATTACTGCATAGCTGGGTGCGCCAGCAGGGCATTGTTGAGCCGGAATTGATTGCCAGCAGTAATCTGGAGGGCATGTATTCGGACGAGTTCACCCTGGGTATGGAAACACTGGTGCTGGACGGAATGGTGTTCGGTGTTCGCGGTGTATTCCGCGATTTGAAGCGCTCGGTGGAAGACACGGATATCGGGCCAGTATTGCAGAATTACCTGGAAGCCAATGGTATCGAGGACAACGTGGGGCAGAGCAGCTATTACGTACTGCTTAACCCGGGTGAAGACGTTAACATTCGCTACGATTTCGACGGTGATGGTCAGGTGGATGACGCGCGCCTGTCGAGCGAAGAGCTTGCCCTGCCCAGGGCGTCGCGACGTTATCTCGCACTGGAGACATCACTGCGCGGTCAGTATACCGATCGCTTATTCCTCGATGCCTCGTACACCTGGTCGCACAGTTACGGCAATACCGAAGGTCTGGTAAGAACCGATAACAATCAGGCGGATCCCGGTTGGACGACCTCCTACGACTATGCGGATCTGATGGATCACTCCTACGGCGATTTGCCCAACGACCACCGCCACGCTTTCAAGCTCAACGGCTACTACGACCTTACTGATGACCTGACATTTGGCTTTGTGACCTCGATCGTATCCGGTCGCCCGCAAAACTACTTCAGTATTCATCCGGTTGGTGTAGACAGTTGTGCCGAGGGTAGCCCATGGAGCGACTGTATCAGTCAGTACTATGGTGAGGTTTCCTTCTACGATGAGCAGGGTAATCCCACACCACGGGGATCTGTTGGCAACCTGCCGTGGACGAAGCAGCTCGATCTTTCCCTGGCGTATCGGATGCCGCTGTTTGAGGGCGACCTGGTATTGAAAGGCACCATTTATAACGCATTGAATGATGATGCGGCCCTGGACGTGAACGAGATCCGTTCTACTCAGGGTACCGATGGACTGGTGGTGAACCCGGATTATGGTTTGACGGAAATGCGCAGCCGGGCGCGCTACTTTAGCCTCGTGGCGCGCTACGATTTCTAA